A part of Podarcis muralis chromosome 13, rPodMur119.hap1.1, whole genome shotgun sequence genomic DNA contains:
- the GIGYF1 gene encoding GRB10-interacting GYF protein 1 isoform X1 has product MAAETLNFGPEWLRALSSGGSVASPPPSPAMPKYKLAEYRYGREEMLALYVKDNKVPEEIQDKEFSAILQDDPLQPLALVPLTEEEQRNFSMSVNSVAVLRLMGKGAGAAPAGVSRGRGSTRSRGRGRGESGFYQRSIEEAEGAFGRGGVREIHRSQSWDDRGERRFEKPIRREGAYPPPSPSLFEARAPFEEVVPPGRKEFARSDSDNWRTLREEHEEEEEASSGAVAVASWRQSGGPRRESERWRSASPDGGGPRSAGWREHGGEGRRRKFDFDFREREDEPRSGRRHRHNSDSFEDDKDGLPEWCLEDEEEEMGTFDSSGAFMSLKKSPKEPILEEQELSFQPLQEEEEEEEELPEAKDGDRREGGEVPASPTAKEGPERERKEPRQVPEEKLPAPPGAPWRTGPSFPTATAPGGECESVTPGVSSKVEVSGLAPGGNKEKEALDGDPCLLSHPAQLNPAAVAALPTPAPSSATAAAATTEFTVGDNEDEDGMKHLQQEAEKMVASLQDSSLEEEHFTQTIVDHRNTAAALPLSHEAAMKWFYKDPQGEIQGPFTTQEMAEWFQAGYFTMSLLVKRGCDEGFQPLGEVIKMWGRVPFAPGPSPPPLLSAQGNMDQERLKKQQELATAALYQQLQHQQLLQLVNSRQYAQCSLQQKVAAGDLTQQQLTTFLQQLQALKPRAGEQGMIPSMNRSISVPDTGSLWDTHTSASPQAGGEASLWDIPINSSTQGPILEQLQLQHKLQERRGAELRAKRDEDERKRRQEEQKRREEEEVFRRKQARAASASTASHAQLPSSSSWGQQSVNSSSSTQNSFSISDIQKLGDVRALREECRHQELLKLIQQQQNSHPLWTKQNVSMKALLELQQESERHMQKQQQRAQQRAHGGHSLTSLPSQWGADSSPLWGTHEKNSSISLWEESMKNAGPLARSLGLKNSRSSPSLGDTYNASCRQSRKKTDEEEKLLKLLQGIHKPQDGFTQWCEQMLHALNTSSNLDVPTVVAFLKEVESPYDVHDCIRSYLGDTVEAKEFAKQFLERRAKQRASQQRQQQQEAWLSSSSLQSLFQSNHSPKASSFENSQAAKIKRRPMMLHADPSILGYALHGSSSELETVEDY; this is encoded by the exons ATGGCAGCCGAGACACTGAACTTTGGGCCAGagtg GCTCCGCGCTCTCTCCAGTGGCGGGAGCGTcgcttcccccccaccctcccctgccaTGCCAAAGTACAAGCTAGCTGAATACCGATACGGGCGGGAAGAGATGTTAGCACTTTACGTGAAAGACAACAAG GTCCCGGAGGAGATCCAGGATAAAGAGTTCTCTGCCATTCTCCAGGACGATCCTCTGCAGCCTCTGGCGTTGGTTCCCTTAACGGAAGAGGAGCAG aggaacTTCTCCATGTCTGTGAACAGTGTTGCggtgctaaggctgatgggaaagGGGGCTGGGGCTGCCCCGGCCGGAGTCTCCCGGGGGAGAGGCAGCACCCGGAGCCGAG GCCGTGGCCGTGGCGAGAGTGGCTTTTACCAAAGAAGCATTGAGGAGGCAGAAGGGGCGTTTGGCCGCGGTGGGGTCCGCGAGATACACCGCAGCCAGAGTTGGGATGACCG AGGAGAACGACGGTTTGAGAAGCCCATCCGACGGGAAGGAG CTTATCCGCCGCCGTCTCCCTCCTTATTTGAAGCCCGGGCTCCGTTTGAGGAGGTGGTTCCCCCGGGGCGCAAGGAGTTTGCCCGCTCGGACAGCGACAACTGGCGCACCCTCCGAGAGGAGcacgaggaagaggaagaggccagCAGCGGTGCTGTGGCCGTGGCCAGCTGGCGGCAGAGTGGAGGCCCCCGGCGGGAGAGCGAGCGCTGGCGGTCTGCAAGCCCAG aCGGAGGCGGCCCTCGGTCCGCGGGCTGGCGGGAGCACGGCGGAGAAGGGCGCCGGCGGAAGTTCGATTTTGACTTCCGAGAGCGGGAGGACGAGCCGCGGAGCGGGCGCCGGCACCGGCACAACAGCGACAGCTTCGAGGACGACAAGGACGGCCTCCCCGAGTGGTGCCTGGAGGACGAGGAAGAGGAGATGGGGACCTTCGACTCCTCCGGGGCCTTCATGTCCCTCAAG AAGAGCCCCAAAGAGCCGATCCTTGAGGAGCAGGAGTTAAGCTTCCAGCCTctgcaagaagaggaagaggaggaggaggagctgccggAGGCCAAGGACGGCGACAGGAGAGAGGGCGGGGAGGTCCCTGCCAGCCCCACGGCCAAGGAGGGGCCGGAGAGAG AACGGAAGGAGCCCCGGCAAGTGCCGGAGGAGAAACTGCCTGCTCCTCCCGGTGCCCCGTGGCGAACGGGCCCCTCTTTCCCCACTGCTACTGCCCCCGGGGGTGAATGCGAGAGCGTCACGCCGGGGGTCTCGTCGAAGGTGGAGGTCTCGGGGCTGGCGCCTGGTGGCAACAAGGAGAAGGAAGCTCTCGATG GGGATCCGTGCCTCCTCAGCCACCCGGCTCAGCTCAACCCGGCTGCTGTGGCTGCCCTTCCCACGCCGGCGCCCTCGTccgcaactgctgctgctgctactactgaaTTCACAGTTGGGGACAACGAGGATGAGGACGGGATGAAGCACCTGCAGCAG GAAGCGGAGAAGATGGTGGCTTCCTTGCAGGACAGCTCTCTGGAGGAGGAGCACTTCACCCAGACCATCGTGGACCATCGCAACACGGCCGCCGCCTTGCCGCTCTCCCACGAGGCAGCCATGAAGTGGTTCTACAAGGATCCCCAGGGGGAGATCCAAG GCCCCTTCACGACTCAAGAGATGGCGGAGTGGTTCCAGGCCGGCTACTTCACCATGTCCCTGCTGGTGAAGCGAGGCTGCGACGAGGGCTTCCAGCCGCTGGGCGAAGTCATTAAGATGTGGGGAAGAGTGCCTTTCGCTCCGGGTCCATCGCCACCCCCCTTG CTGTCTGCCCAGGGAAACATGGACCAGGAGCGCctgaagaagcagcaggagcTGGCCACCGCTGCCCTCTACCAGCAGCTCCAGCACCAACAGCTGCTTCAGCTTGTCAACAG CAGGCAGTACGCCCAGTGCTCCCTCCAGCAGAAGGTGGCGGCGGGGGACCTGACGCAGCAACAGCTCACCACCTTCCTGCAGCAGCTGCAAGCTCTCAAGCCAAG AGCCGGGGAGCAGGGAATGATTCCTTCTATGAACCGATCAATATCTGTGCCAGATACCGGGTCCCTGTGGGACACACATACCTCAGCCTCACCGCAAGCAG GCGGTGAGGCCAGCTTATGGGATATTCCAATTAATTCTTCAACTCAGGGTCCAATTTTAGAACAACTTCAACTGCAACATAAA cTACAAGAACGGAGAGGCGCCGAACTCAGGGCTAAGAGGGACGAGGACGAGCGGAAGCGGCGCCAGGAAGAACAGAAGCGccgcgaggaggaggaggtgttccGGCGCaagcaggcaagggcagccaGCGCCAGCACGGCCTCCCATGCGCAG ctacCCTCTTCCTCGTCGTGGGGCCAGCAGTCCGTGAACAGCTCTTCCTCCACCCAGAACAGCTTCAGCATCTCGGATATCCAGAAACTGGGGGACGTGCGGGCCTTGCGGGAAGAG tgccgcCACCAGGAGCTCCTGAAGCTgatccagcagcagcagaactcTCACCCGCTGTGGACCAAGCAGAACGTCTCCATGAAGGCCCTGCTGGAGCTGCAGCAAGAGTCCGAGAGGCACATGCAGAAACAGCAACAGAGGGCGCAGCAGAGAGCC CACGGCGGCCACAGTCTGACCAGCCTCCCGTCGCAGTGGGGGGCTGACTCGAGCCCGCTGTGGGGAACCCATGAGAAGAACAGCTCCATCAGCCTCTGGGAGGAGAGCATGAAGAACGCTGGCCCCCTCGCCCGGAGCCTGGGCTTGAAGAACAGCCGCAGCAGCCCGTCCCTGGG GGACACGTACAACGCCTCCTGTCGTCAGAGCCGGAAGAAGACGGACGAGGAGGAGAAGCTGCTGAAGCTGCTTCAGGGAATCCACAAGCCGCAGGACGGTTTCACGCAGTGGTGTGAGCAAATGCTCCATGCCCTCAATACCTCCAGCAACCTTGATG TCCCCACTGTGGTGGCCTTCCTGAAGGAGGTGGAGTCCCCCTACGACGTCCACGACTGCATCCGCTCCTACCTGGGAGACACGGTGGAAGCCAAAGAGTTCGCGAAGCAGTTCCTGGAGCGCCGTGCCAAGCAGAGAGCCAGCCAGCAgcgccagcagcagcag GAAGCCTGGCTGTCCTCCAGCAGCCTGCAGTCCCTCTTCCAGTCCAACCACAGCCCCAAGGCCTCCTCCTTCGAGAACAGCCAAGCCGCCAAGATCAAGAGGCGCCCGATGATGCTTCACGCGGACCCCAGCATCCTGG GTTACGCTCTTCACGGCTCCTCGAGCGAGCTGGAAACGGTGGAGGACTACTGA
- the GIGYF1 gene encoding GRB10-interacting GYF protein 1 isoform X2: MAAETLNFGPEWLRALSSGGSVASPPPSPAMPKYKLAEYRYGREEMLALYVKDNKVPEEIQDKEFSAILQDDPLQPLALVPLTEEEQRNFSMSVNSVAVLRLMGKGAGAAPAGVSRGRGSTRSRGRGRGESGFYQRSIEEAEGAFGRGGVREIHRSQSWDDRGERRFEKPIRREGAYPPPSPSLFEARAPFEEVVPPGRKEFARSDSDNWRTLREEHEEEEEASSGAVAVASWRQSGGPRRESERWRSASPDGGGPRSAGWREHGGEGRRRKFDFDFREREDEPRSGRRHRHNSDSFEDDKDGLPEWCLEDEEEEMGTFDSSGAFMSLKKSPKEPILEEQELSFQPLQEEEEEEEELPEAKDGDRREGGEVPASPTAKEGPERERKEPRQVPEEKLPAPPGAPWRTGPSFPTATAPGGECESVTPGVSSKVEVSGLAPGGNKEKEALDGDPCLLSHPAQLNPAAVAALPTPAPSSATAAAATTEFTVGDNEDEDGMKHLQQEAEKMVASLQDSSLEEEHFTQTIVDHRNTAAALPLSHEAAMKWFYKDPQGEIQGPFTTQEMAEWFQAGYFTMSLLVKRGCDEGFQPLGEVIKMWGRVPFAPGPSPPPLLGNMDQERLKKQQELATAALYQQLQHQQLLQLVNSRQYAQCSLQQKVAAGDLTQQQLTTFLQQLQALKPRAGEQGMIPSMNRSISVPDTGSLWDTHTSASPQAGGEASLWDIPINSSTQGPILEQLQLQHKLQERRGAELRAKRDEDERKRRQEEQKRREEEEVFRRKQARAASASTASHAQLPSSSSWGQQSVNSSSSTQNSFSISDIQKLGDVRALREECRHQELLKLIQQQQNSHPLWTKQNVSMKALLELQQESERHMQKQQQRAQQRAHGGHSLTSLPSQWGADSSPLWGTHEKNSSISLWEESMKNAGPLARSLGLKNSRSSPSLGDTYNASCRQSRKKTDEEEKLLKLLQGIHKPQDGFTQWCEQMLHALNTSSNLDVPTVVAFLKEVESPYDVHDCIRSYLGDTVEAKEFAKQFLERRAKQRASQQRQQQQEAWLSSSSLQSLFQSNHSPKASSFENSQAAKIKRRPMMLHADPSILGYALHGSSSELETVEDY, translated from the exons ATGGCAGCCGAGACACTGAACTTTGGGCCAGagtg GCTCCGCGCTCTCTCCAGTGGCGGGAGCGTcgcttcccccccaccctcccctgccaTGCCAAAGTACAAGCTAGCTGAATACCGATACGGGCGGGAAGAGATGTTAGCACTTTACGTGAAAGACAACAAG GTCCCGGAGGAGATCCAGGATAAAGAGTTCTCTGCCATTCTCCAGGACGATCCTCTGCAGCCTCTGGCGTTGGTTCCCTTAACGGAAGAGGAGCAG aggaacTTCTCCATGTCTGTGAACAGTGTTGCggtgctaaggctgatgggaaagGGGGCTGGGGCTGCCCCGGCCGGAGTCTCCCGGGGGAGAGGCAGCACCCGGAGCCGAG GCCGTGGCCGTGGCGAGAGTGGCTTTTACCAAAGAAGCATTGAGGAGGCAGAAGGGGCGTTTGGCCGCGGTGGGGTCCGCGAGATACACCGCAGCCAGAGTTGGGATGACCG AGGAGAACGACGGTTTGAGAAGCCCATCCGACGGGAAGGAG CTTATCCGCCGCCGTCTCCCTCCTTATTTGAAGCCCGGGCTCCGTTTGAGGAGGTGGTTCCCCCGGGGCGCAAGGAGTTTGCCCGCTCGGACAGCGACAACTGGCGCACCCTCCGAGAGGAGcacgaggaagaggaagaggccagCAGCGGTGCTGTGGCCGTGGCCAGCTGGCGGCAGAGTGGAGGCCCCCGGCGGGAGAGCGAGCGCTGGCGGTCTGCAAGCCCAG aCGGAGGCGGCCCTCGGTCCGCGGGCTGGCGGGAGCACGGCGGAGAAGGGCGCCGGCGGAAGTTCGATTTTGACTTCCGAGAGCGGGAGGACGAGCCGCGGAGCGGGCGCCGGCACCGGCACAACAGCGACAGCTTCGAGGACGACAAGGACGGCCTCCCCGAGTGGTGCCTGGAGGACGAGGAAGAGGAGATGGGGACCTTCGACTCCTCCGGGGCCTTCATGTCCCTCAAG AAGAGCCCCAAAGAGCCGATCCTTGAGGAGCAGGAGTTAAGCTTCCAGCCTctgcaagaagaggaagaggaggaggaggagctgccggAGGCCAAGGACGGCGACAGGAGAGAGGGCGGGGAGGTCCCTGCCAGCCCCACGGCCAAGGAGGGGCCGGAGAGAG AACGGAAGGAGCCCCGGCAAGTGCCGGAGGAGAAACTGCCTGCTCCTCCCGGTGCCCCGTGGCGAACGGGCCCCTCTTTCCCCACTGCTACTGCCCCCGGGGGTGAATGCGAGAGCGTCACGCCGGGGGTCTCGTCGAAGGTGGAGGTCTCGGGGCTGGCGCCTGGTGGCAACAAGGAGAAGGAAGCTCTCGATG GGGATCCGTGCCTCCTCAGCCACCCGGCTCAGCTCAACCCGGCTGCTGTGGCTGCCCTTCCCACGCCGGCGCCCTCGTccgcaactgctgctgctgctactactgaaTTCACAGTTGGGGACAACGAGGATGAGGACGGGATGAAGCACCTGCAGCAG GAAGCGGAGAAGATGGTGGCTTCCTTGCAGGACAGCTCTCTGGAGGAGGAGCACTTCACCCAGACCATCGTGGACCATCGCAACACGGCCGCCGCCTTGCCGCTCTCCCACGAGGCAGCCATGAAGTGGTTCTACAAGGATCCCCAGGGGGAGATCCAAG GCCCCTTCACGACTCAAGAGATGGCGGAGTGGTTCCAGGCCGGCTACTTCACCATGTCCCTGCTGGTGAAGCGAGGCTGCGACGAGGGCTTCCAGCCGCTGGGCGAAGTCATTAAGATGTGGGGAAGAGTGCCTTTCGCTCCGGGTCCATCGCCACCCCCCTTGCTG GGAAACATGGACCAGGAGCGCctgaagaagcagcaggagcTGGCCACCGCTGCCCTCTACCAGCAGCTCCAGCACCAACAGCTGCTTCAGCTTGTCAACAG CAGGCAGTACGCCCAGTGCTCCCTCCAGCAGAAGGTGGCGGCGGGGGACCTGACGCAGCAACAGCTCACCACCTTCCTGCAGCAGCTGCAAGCTCTCAAGCCAAG AGCCGGGGAGCAGGGAATGATTCCTTCTATGAACCGATCAATATCTGTGCCAGATACCGGGTCCCTGTGGGACACACATACCTCAGCCTCACCGCAAGCAG GCGGTGAGGCCAGCTTATGGGATATTCCAATTAATTCTTCAACTCAGGGTCCAATTTTAGAACAACTTCAACTGCAACATAAA cTACAAGAACGGAGAGGCGCCGAACTCAGGGCTAAGAGGGACGAGGACGAGCGGAAGCGGCGCCAGGAAGAACAGAAGCGccgcgaggaggaggaggtgttccGGCGCaagcaggcaagggcagccaGCGCCAGCACGGCCTCCCATGCGCAG ctacCCTCTTCCTCGTCGTGGGGCCAGCAGTCCGTGAACAGCTCTTCCTCCACCCAGAACAGCTTCAGCATCTCGGATATCCAGAAACTGGGGGACGTGCGGGCCTTGCGGGAAGAG tgccgcCACCAGGAGCTCCTGAAGCTgatccagcagcagcagaactcTCACCCGCTGTGGACCAAGCAGAACGTCTCCATGAAGGCCCTGCTGGAGCTGCAGCAAGAGTCCGAGAGGCACATGCAGAAACAGCAACAGAGGGCGCAGCAGAGAGCC CACGGCGGCCACAGTCTGACCAGCCTCCCGTCGCAGTGGGGGGCTGACTCGAGCCCGCTGTGGGGAACCCATGAGAAGAACAGCTCCATCAGCCTCTGGGAGGAGAGCATGAAGAACGCTGGCCCCCTCGCCCGGAGCCTGGGCTTGAAGAACAGCCGCAGCAGCCCGTCCCTGGG GGACACGTACAACGCCTCCTGTCGTCAGAGCCGGAAGAAGACGGACGAGGAGGAGAAGCTGCTGAAGCTGCTTCAGGGAATCCACAAGCCGCAGGACGGTTTCACGCAGTGGTGTGAGCAAATGCTCCATGCCCTCAATACCTCCAGCAACCTTGATG TCCCCACTGTGGTGGCCTTCCTGAAGGAGGTGGAGTCCCCCTACGACGTCCACGACTGCATCCGCTCCTACCTGGGAGACACGGTGGAAGCCAAAGAGTTCGCGAAGCAGTTCCTGGAGCGCCGTGCCAAGCAGAGAGCCAGCCAGCAgcgccagcagcagcag GAAGCCTGGCTGTCCTCCAGCAGCCTGCAGTCCCTCTTCCAGTCCAACCACAGCCCCAAGGCCTCCTCCTTCGAGAACAGCCAAGCCGCCAAGATCAAGAGGCGCCCGATGATGCTTCACGCGGACCCCAGCATCCTGG GTTACGCTCTTCACGGCTCCTCGAGCGAGCTGGAAACGGTGGAGGACTACTGA
- the GIGYF1 gene encoding GRB10-interacting GYF protein 1 isoform X5 has protein sequence MAAETLNFGPEWLRALSSGGSVASPPPSPAMPKYKLAEYRYGREEMLALYVKDNKVPEEIQDKEFSAILQDDPLQPLALVPLTEEEQRNFSMSVNSVAVLRLMGKGAGAAPAGVSRGRGSTRSRGRGRGESGFYQRSIEEAEGAFGRGGVREIHRSQSWDDRGERRFEKPIRREGAYPPPSPSLFEARAPFEEVVPPGRKEFARSDSDNWRTLREEHEEEEEASSGAVAVASWRQSGGPRRESERWRSASPDGGGPRSAGWREHGGEGRRRKFDFDFREREDEPRSGRRHRHNSDSFEDDKDGLPEWCLEDEEEEMGTFDSSGAFMSLKKSPKEPILEEQELSFQPLQEEEEEEEELPEAKDGDRREGGEVPASPTAKEGPERERKEPRQVPEEKLPAPPGAPWRTGPSFPTATAPGGECESVTPGVSSKVEVSGLAPGGNKEKEALDGDPCLLSHPAQLNPAAVAALPTPAPSSATAAAATTEFTVGDNEDEDGMKHLQQEAEKMVASLQDSSLEEEHFTQTIVDHRNTAAALPLSHEAAMKWFYKDPQGEIQGPFTTQEMAEWFQAGYFTMSLLVKRGCDEGFQPLGEVIKMWGRVPFAPGPSPPPLLSAQGNMDQERLKKQQELATAALYQQLQHQQLLQLVNSRQYAQCSLQQKVAAGDLTQQQLTTFLQQLQALKPRAGEQGMIPSMNRSISVPDTGSLWDTHTSASPQAGGEASLWDIPINSSTQGPILEQLQLQHKLQERRGAELRAKRDEDERKRRQEEQKRREEEEVFRRKQARAASASTASHAQLPSSSSWGQQSVNSSSSTQNSFSISDIQKLGDVRALREECRHQELLKLIQQQQNSHPLWTKQNVSMKALLELQQESERHMQKQQQRAQQRAHGGHSLTSLPSQWGADSSPLWGTHEKNSSISLWEESMKNAGPLARSLGLKNSRSSPSLGDTYNASCRQSRKKTDEEEKLLKLLQGIHKPQDGFTQWFPTVVAFLKEVESPYDVHDCIRSYLGDTVEAKEFAKQFLERRAKQRASQQRQQQQEAWLSSSSLQSLFQSNHSPKASSFENSQAAKIKRRPMMLHADPSILGYALHGSSSELETVEDY, from the exons ATGGCAGCCGAGACACTGAACTTTGGGCCAGagtg GCTCCGCGCTCTCTCCAGTGGCGGGAGCGTcgcttcccccccaccctcccctgccaTGCCAAAGTACAAGCTAGCTGAATACCGATACGGGCGGGAAGAGATGTTAGCACTTTACGTGAAAGACAACAAG GTCCCGGAGGAGATCCAGGATAAAGAGTTCTCTGCCATTCTCCAGGACGATCCTCTGCAGCCTCTGGCGTTGGTTCCCTTAACGGAAGAGGAGCAG aggaacTTCTCCATGTCTGTGAACAGTGTTGCggtgctaaggctgatgggaaagGGGGCTGGGGCTGCCCCGGCCGGAGTCTCCCGGGGGAGAGGCAGCACCCGGAGCCGAG GCCGTGGCCGTGGCGAGAGTGGCTTTTACCAAAGAAGCATTGAGGAGGCAGAAGGGGCGTTTGGCCGCGGTGGGGTCCGCGAGATACACCGCAGCCAGAGTTGGGATGACCG AGGAGAACGACGGTTTGAGAAGCCCATCCGACGGGAAGGAG CTTATCCGCCGCCGTCTCCCTCCTTATTTGAAGCCCGGGCTCCGTTTGAGGAGGTGGTTCCCCCGGGGCGCAAGGAGTTTGCCCGCTCGGACAGCGACAACTGGCGCACCCTCCGAGAGGAGcacgaggaagaggaagaggccagCAGCGGTGCTGTGGCCGTGGCCAGCTGGCGGCAGAGTGGAGGCCCCCGGCGGGAGAGCGAGCGCTGGCGGTCTGCAAGCCCAG aCGGAGGCGGCCCTCGGTCCGCGGGCTGGCGGGAGCACGGCGGAGAAGGGCGCCGGCGGAAGTTCGATTTTGACTTCCGAGAGCGGGAGGACGAGCCGCGGAGCGGGCGCCGGCACCGGCACAACAGCGACAGCTTCGAGGACGACAAGGACGGCCTCCCCGAGTGGTGCCTGGAGGACGAGGAAGAGGAGATGGGGACCTTCGACTCCTCCGGGGCCTTCATGTCCCTCAAG AAGAGCCCCAAAGAGCCGATCCTTGAGGAGCAGGAGTTAAGCTTCCAGCCTctgcaagaagaggaagaggaggaggaggagctgccggAGGCCAAGGACGGCGACAGGAGAGAGGGCGGGGAGGTCCCTGCCAGCCCCACGGCCAAGGAGGGGCCGGAGAGAG AACGGAAGGAGCCCCGGCAAGTGCCGGAGGAGAAACTGCCTGCTCCTCCCGGTGCCCCGTGGCGAACGGGCCCCTCTTTCCCCACTGCTACTGCCCCCGGGGGTGAATGCGAGAGCGTCACGCCGGGGGTCTCGTCGAAGGTGGAGGTCTCGGGGCTGGCGCCTGGTGGCAACAAGGAGAAGGAAGCTCTCGATG GGGATCCGTGCCTCCTCAGCCACCCGGCTCAGCTCAACCCGGCTGCTGTGGCTGCCCTTCCCACGCCGGCGCCCTCGTccgcaactgctgctgctgctactactgaaTTCACAGTTGGGGACAACGAGGATGAGGACGGGATGAAGCACCTGCAGCAG GAAGCGGAGAAGATGGTGGCTTCCTTGCAGGACAGCTCTCTGGAGGAGGAGCACTTCACCCAGACCATCGTGGACCATCGCAACACGGCCGCCGCCTTGCCGCTCTCCCACGAGGCAGCCATGAAGTGGTTCTACAAGGATCCCCAGGGGGAGATCCAAG GCCCCTTCACGACTCAAGAGATGGCGGAGTGGTTCCAGGCCGGCTACTTCACCATGTCCCTGCTGGTGAAGCGAGGCTGCGACGAGGGCTTCCAGCCGCTGGGCGAAGTCATTAAGATGTGGGGAAGAGTGCCTTTCGCTCCGGGTCCATCGCCACCCCCCTTG CTGTCTGCCCAGGGAAACATGGACCAGGAGCGCctgaagaagcagcaggagcTGGCCACCGCTGCCCTCTACCAGCAGCTCCAGCACCAACAGCTGCTTCAGCTTGTCAACAG CAGGCAGTACGCCCAGTGCTCCCTCCAGCAGAAGGTGGCGGCGGGGGACCTGACGCAGCAACAGCTCACCACCTTCCTGCAGCAGCTGCAAGCTCTCAAGCCAAG AGCCGGGGAGCAGGGAATGATTCCTTCTATGAACCGATCAATATCTGTGCCAGATACCGGGTCCCTGTGGGACACACATACCTCAGCCTCACCGCAAGCAG GCGGTGAGGCCAGCTTATGGGATATTCCAATTAATTCTTCAACTCAGGGTCCAATTTTAGAACAACTTCAACTGCAACATAAA cTACAAGAACGGAGAGGCGCCGAACTCAGGGCTAAGAGGGACGAGGACGAGCGGAAGCGGCGCCAGGAAGAACAGAAGCGccgcgaggaggaggaggtgttccGGCGCaagcaggcaagggcagccaGCGCCAGCACGGCCTCCCATGCGCAG ctacCCTCTTCCTCGTCGTGGGGCCAGCAGTCCGTGAACAGCTCTTCCTCCACCCAGAACAGCTTCAGCATCTCGGATATCCAGAAACTGGGGGACGTGCGGGCCTTGCGGGAAGAG tgccgcCACCAGGAGCTCCTGAAGCTgatccagcagcagcagaactcTCACCCGCTGTGGACCAAGCAGAACGTCTCCATGAAGGCCCTGCTGGAGCTGCAGCAAGAGTCCGAGAGGCACATGCAGAAACAGCAACAGAGGGCGCAGCAGAGAGCC CACGGCGGCCACAGTCTGACCAGCCTCCCGTCGCAGTGGGGGGCTGACTCGAGCCCGCTGTGGGGAACCCATGAGAAGAACAGCTCCATCAGCCTCTGGGAGGAGAGCATGAAGAACGCTGGCCCCCTCGCCCGGAGCCTGGGCTTGAAGAACAGCCGCAGCAGCCCGTCCCTGGG GGACACGTACAACGCCTCCTGTCGTCAGAGCCGGAAGAAGACGGACGAGGAGGAGAAGCTGCTGAAGCTGCTTCAGGGAATCCACAAGCCGCAGGACGGTTTCACGCAGTGGT TCCCCACTGTGGTGGCCTTCCTGAAGGAGGTGGAGTCCCCCTACGACGTCCACGACTGCATCCGCTCCTACCTGGGAGACACGGTGGAAGCCAAAGAGTTCGCGAAGCAGTTCCTGGAGCGCCGTGCCAAGCAGAGAGCCAGCCAGCAgcgccagcagcagcag GAAGCCTGGCTGTCCTCCAGCAGCCTGCAGTCCCTCTTCCAGTCCAACCACAGCCCCAAGGCCTCCTCCTTCGAGAACAGCCAAGCCGCCAAGATCAAGAGGCGCCCGATGATGCTTCACGCGGACCCCAGCATCCTGG GTTACGCTCTTCACGGCTCCTCGAGCGAGCTGGAAACGGTGGAGGACTACTGA